A single region of the Melospiza georgiana isolate bMelGeo1 chromosome 7, bMelGeo1.pri, whole genome shotgun sequence genome encodes:
- the FAM171B gene encoding protein FAM171B, with protein MPGTCGRLSALLPGLLMVMMMVMMMMGRPPPATAAAATRPQQQRAALPGGAPAAASGSVFTLKVQVNDIISHQYLRQAVVEVFVNYTLTNSTLTGNNGAVLIKVPYKLGLSLTIVSYKDGYLLTPLPWKTARMPIYSSVTLSLFPQSQANIWLFEDTVLITGKLSDAKSQPSVQFPKSLMKLPSNHIANVTAYLTVPEQFLKVDSFLYTTGIILNKSGFKSMELTPLTAICVNVLLAGKEVNIKGPIQVTLPLPTTAVKSGDAVPAWTFDMKIGAWVNRGLGVVKEVDGQSVWTYTAQHLGYWIAAPLPGARESIISAVSKDITAYHTVFLTAILGGTVVIIIGFFAVLLCYCRDKCHRTQKKEKNSTKLEVIKKDQTTSTTHINHISAVKGTLKLEDKSQLYTPKISSYSPQRRLSMDTEDGKSQDNFKIYSEDASYQSSCQTGQAGNSAHSVEPSAGVRLLQQPKHSNSTISQAPRDIPDQNRYLSLKEEMYGLSHIPEHLMHIYNQPIAILQTSDLFHSPEQLHPAKSATLPRKGQLVYGPMLEPMSRDSYMQTLPKMPVHSHPQPSACRDESSALDGEEGLPSQASNWGRYTNSLLESVSVPGTLNEAVVMTPFSSELQGISEQTLLELSKGKPSPHPRAWFVSLDGKPIAQVRHSFIDLKKGKKTESNDTSLDSGVDMNEHHPSRKLEREKTFIKSMPHSKILYLEDLDLSCSESGTTVCTPEDQAVRHIMEGGNGPVLEQHNEEGLRKKSLPGSHESGIPSAKKRDRPPLMKRDSKTNIWKKREERPLIPIN; from the exons GATCTGTTTTCACCCTAAAAGTTCAAGTAAATGACATCATCAGCCATCAGTACCTGCGCCAGGCGGTGGTCGAGGTGTTTGTTAACTACACCCTGACAAATTCCACCCTCACTGGGAACAATGGAGCAGTGTTGATAAAAGTCCCCTACAAACTGGGCCTAAGCTTAACTATTGTCTCGTACAAGGATGGCTACCTGCTGACACCTTTGCCTTGGAAGACTGCGAGGATGCCAA TCTACTCATCCGTGACACTCTCATTATTCCCACAAAGTCAAGCTAATATATGGCTGTTTGAAGATACTGTCTTAATTACTGGAAAACTGTCTG ATGCCAAATCCCAACCGAGTGTTCAGTTTCCAAAATCTTTAATGAAGCTTCCATCAAATCACATTGCAAATGTTACAGCCTATCTGACAGTGCCAGAGCAATTTTTGAAAGTGGACAGCTTTCTCTATACGACAGGAATTATTCTAAATAAATCAG GTTTCAAAAGCATGGAACTAACTCCTCTTACTGCCATATGTGTAAATGTTCTGTTGGCTGGGAAAGAAGTGAACATAAAGGGTCCCATTCAGGTTACCCTTCCTCTTCCCACAACTGCTGTAAAATCAGGAGATGCTGTACCTGCCTGGACATTTGATATGAAAATTG gTGCTTGGGTGAACCGTGGGCTGGGAGTGGTGAAGGAGGTGGATGGCCAGTCAGTGTGGACATACACTGCTCAGCACTTGGGCTACTGGATTGCAGCTCCACTGCCTGGAGCAAGAG AATCCATTATAAGTGCTGTTTCCAAGGACATAACAGCCTATCACACCGTGTTCCTTACGGCCATACTGGGAGGAACTGTTGTCATTATCATTGGATTTTTTGCTGTTCTTCTTTGTTACTGCAG GGATAAATGCCATCGGacacagaagaaggaaaaaaactcaaCCAAGCTGGAGGTCATAAAAAAAGACCAGACAACATCAACAACTCACATAAATCACATCAGTGCTGTCAAAGGGACTTTAAAGCTGGAGGATAAGTCACAGTTATATACACCGAAGATTTCTTCCTATAGCCCTCAAAGGAGGCTGTCCATGGACACAGAAGATGGAAAATCACAGGACAATTTTAAAATCTACTCAGAGGATGCTTCTTATCAGTCCTCCTGTCAGACTGGTCAGGCAGGAAATTCAGCCCATTCAGTGGAGCCCAGTGCTGGAGTGAGGCTTTTACAGCAGCCAAAGCACAGTAACAGTACTATTTCCCAGGCTCCTAGGGACATCCCAGACCAAAACAGGTACCTTTCACTGAAAGAGGAGATGTATGGGCTTTCCCATATCCCAGAACATCTAATGCATATTTACAATCAGCCTATTGCTATTCTTCAAACTTCAGACCTTTTCCACTCCCCAGAACAGCTGCATCCTGCTAAATCAGCAACTTTGCCAAGGAAAGGGCAGCTGGTGTACGGCCCCATGTTGGAGCCCATGAGTCGGGACAGTTACATGCAAACACTCCCCAAAATGCCAGTGCACTCTCATCCCCAGCCTTCTGCCTGCAGAGATGAGAGCAGCGCCCTGGATGGTGAAGAGGGCTTGCCTTCCCAAGCATCCAACTGGGGCAGGTACACCAACAGCTTGCTGGAATCTGTCTCTGTTCCTGGGACCCTGAATGAAGCAGTGGTAATGACTCCCTTTTCATCTGAACTTCAAGGGATTTCAGAGCAAACACTGCTGGAGCTCTCTAAAGGAAAACCATCTCCGCATCCTCGGGCGTGGTTTGTGTCCTTGGATGGAAAGCCAATTGCTCAAGTGAGGCATTCTTTCATAGATCtgaaaaagggcaaaaaaacTGAGAGTAATGATACCAGTCTGGACTCTGGTGTGGACATGAATGAGCATCATCCTAGCAGGAAactggagagagagaaaacttTCATTAAAAGCATGCCACATTCTAAGATTCTTTACTTGGAAGATCTGGATCTGAGTTGCAGTGAAAGCGGGACCACTGTTTGCACTCCAGAGGACCAGGCTGTGAGACACATCATGGAAGGAGGGAACGGGCCAGTCCTAGAACAACACAATGAGGAAGGTCTGAGGAAAAAATCTCTGCCAGGAAGTCATGAATCTGGTATCCCTTCTGCTAAAAAAAGGGATAGACCACCTCTCATGAAAAGAGATAGCAAAACCAATATctggaagaaaagagaggagaggCCGCTTATTCCtataaattaa